A stretch of the Geovibrio thiophilus genome encodes the following:
- a CDS encoding PhoH family protein has protein sequence MNREYSEIISIHQPLIPIILGSGDQHLKAVKSAFDVSIAVIGDEFTIKGARADVMRAVRLIDHLREMAMKGEFTETGVSDALRMMDDDQEVDVSGILLESIKVSGRIKSVSPKSPKQKEYLQTIKDKDLVFGIGPAGTGKTYLAMAMGVHLFLKKKVGRIILTRPAVEAGENLGFLPGDIADKINPYLRPLYDALYSMMNIEQVAALVEKNIIEVAPLAFMRGRTLNDSFIILDEAQNTTSEQMKMFLTRLGFRSKAVVTGDITQVDLPSSKKSGLILVKDILKGIDDIGFVEFSQKDVVRHSLVQKIIQAYEVFEEKK, from the coding sequence TTGAACAGAGAATACTCCGAAATTATAAGCATCCACCAGCCGCTGATACCTATTATACTCGGCAGCGGCGATCAGCACCTTAAGGCGGTTAAATCCGCATTTGATGTAAGCATAGCGGTAATCGGCGATGAATTTACCATAAAAGGCGCCAGAGCCGATGTTATGAGGGCTGTCCGCCTGATTGATCATCTGCGTGAGATGGCGATGAAGGGCGAGTTCACGGAAACAGGCGTAAGCGACGCTCTGAGGATGATGGACGATGATCAGGAGGTTGACGTAAGCGGAATCCTCCTTGAATCAATCAAAGTGTCGGGCAGAATCAAGAGCGTTTCGCCCAAATCTCCTAAGCAGAAGGAATATTTACAGACTATAAAGGATAAGGATCTTGTTTTCGGCATAGGTCCGGCAGGAACGGGAAAAACGTATCTCGCTATGGCGATGGGCGTTCATCTTTTTCTGAAGAAGAAGGTGGGGCGCATAATCCTCACCCGTCCGGCGGTTGAGGCGGGGGAAAATCTCGGCTTTCTGCCCGGTGACATAGCGGACAAGATAAACCCGTATCTTCGTCCTCTGTACGACGCGCTGTACAGCATGATGAACATAGAGCAGGTTGCGGCTCTGGTGGAAAAGAATATAATAGAGGTAGCGCCGCTGGCGTTCATGCGGGGGCGTACGCTGAATGACTCGTTCATTATTCTGGACGAAGCGCAGAACACCACAAGCGAGCAGATGAAGATGTTCCTCACCCGTCTGGGGTTCCGCTCCAAGGCGGTTGTCACGGGGGATATAACTCAGGTTGACCTGCCTTCCTCCAAGAAATCGGGACTGATACTTGTTAAGGATATACTGAAAGGGATAGACGACATAGGCTTTGTGGAATTCAGTCAGAAGGATGTTGTAAGACATTCTCTGGTGCAGAAAATTATTCAGGCTTACGAAGTATTTGAGGAGAAAAAATAA
- the ybeY gene encoding rRNA maturation RNase YbeY, with product MTADVLLTDKMSGGFTEEFLTKISMEVFAFAEAAFEEAEISVLITDDAEIRTLNSQYRQKDYATDVLSFPMAEYPLNDGGMLGDIVISLDTAKKQAEENEIPLVREFSFLYIHGLLHLLGFDHETSEEDEKEMFDMQEEILRKLIKNGLVL from the coding sequence GTGACGGCAGATGTTCTTTTAACCGATAAAATGTCCGGAGGCTTTACGGAGGAGTTTCTGACGAAGATTTCCATGGAGGTTTTCGCCTTCGCCGAAGCTGCGTTTGAAGAGGCTGAAATATCCGTTCTGATTACTGACGATGCCGAGATCCGAACCCTGAACTCTCAGTACAGGCAGAAGGATTACGCAACGGATGTGCTCTCGTTCCCCATGGCTGAATACCCGCTGAATGACGGCGGAATGCTGGGTGATATAGTTATTTCTCTGGATACCGCTAAGAAGCAGGCGGAAGAGAATGAGATTCCTCTTGTAAGAGAGTTTTCTTTTCTGTATATTCACGGGCTTCTTCATCTTCTGGGGTTCGACCACGAAACTTCCGAAGAGGATGAGAAGGAAATGTTTGATATGCAGGAGGAAATCCTGCGCAAACTTATTAAAAACGGATTGGTTTTGTGA